The nucleotide sequence GAAGCTATTGAATATTAAGACGTTTTAGtggtaaaaaaactaaaaaaaatagttgattCTTATTGGccacaaaaattaataaagatgACCtgaattaacaaagaaaaaaaaaaaactaaaatgtttcGTGATAGTAAAGCAGTAAATACATGTAATGTTGGTTTGAAGTGTATATTTTGggaataaaatacataattttacaagtgttttataaaaaggaaatgttattttatatgataCCAGAAAATGTTTTGAAAAGTACACCTGCATAAGTAATCATATCCACACGGACCACACATGCGTTGCGTTTATAGTTTTACCATGTCCATGTgtcaatttttgtaaaataagctTTCAAAGTTAATTTGCGCTACATAACAAATTGGTTATCGTTCTAAACTAaatcaattttgtaaaaaaagttgattttgaaGTCATGTGTTTAAGAATAGTACAAGAGCAAGTACGAAACGATCAATTTATTTAGTAgtactattgttttttttttcacttttatcgTTTTGCTCGTAAACTCAGAAGTATTAATTCATGATGACTCGACTCCCATGGTTTTTGCCGTCAGCATGCTTTTATCGGTTGGCGGAGAAAAGGCACTTTGAGAAAAGAGAGACGATGACGCCATAATATGGACATGTGTCAGTACGTAGACGGAGTTGGATAGGTTTCGAAGAGTTATGTTTGACTATGGAACAGTTGTAATGACTGTGGTCTATTTGCTGCAACCACCTGACCTCTGACGCGGCGATACGACTCTGCTAACAAGCCTGCAACCATCATATTTAATGCAACGCTCATTATAAATCAACACAGAGATCTCCACATTTTTAATgacccaaaaataaatttttaatttttaatcctttttaatttttttcgaaTCCTATTTAATGATGAGTTCGaatccttttttaattttttgatctttaactaaaaaataaatcaccAGTATTACAGAAAAGGGCTTTATAGAACTAAAACCCATGGTCCCTAAAAGGCCCATTAAGCCCACTAGTGACCGACCTACCCACCGGCCATTTACTTTCGTCTCCACATTTATGTTTTTGCTTGAAATTCTCGTGGTCCTAAAAAAACTCATCATCTACCCCCATAACACACTTCTTTACAAActattcaactttttttcttcttcttctttcaatttttttgtattttgtactGTATATGAGTATGAACAAACCTTTTCTGACAAATTTTGCTACGCATTATTCACTAATATAAAACACCTGTTGCCATATGTCTACGATCCAGAATCATGAATACAAGTGTTAgcatcaaaccaaataaaaccatAGTAACAATAGTCATTTTATGCAAATTAGTCAGAACTATATTGCCAAGTATATAATTTTTCACTCTCAAAATAAGTTACGTTGTTTGGCTAAGATTTCACCACGTGTCAAATTCTGATTCGATCTAGATGGATACCCCTGGATCCCACATGGATAGACTCATCATAGACACGCTCATGTGAAGCCATAGTAACACCAaccacaaaagagagagagagagagagactcactGAAacacatagagagagagagagagagaagtttaaaagagagagagaaatggcgTCTAAGCTCTGTGATTCGTGCAAATCGGCGACGGCGGCTTTATACTGCCGACCAGACGCAGCGTTTCTATGCCTAAGCTGCGATTCCAAAGTCCACGCGGCTAACAAACTCGCGTCTCGTCACGCGCGCGTCTGGATGTGCGAAGTCTGCGAGCAAGCACCAGCTCACGTCACGTGCAAAGCGGACGCGGCCGCGCTTTGCGTCACGTGCGACCGTGACATACACTCTGCTAATCCGTTAGCTCGCCGTCACGAGCGCGTTCCCGTCACGCCGTTCTACGATTCCGTCTCTAGCGACGGTTCCGTCAAACACACCGCCGTTAATTTCCTCGACGACTGTTACTTCTCCGATCTAGGTGGTAACGCTAGccgtgaagaagaggaggaagaagctgcTTCGTGGCTGTTGCTTCCGAATCCGaagactactactactactactacgacGGTTGCTGCTAAGGAGGTTCCGGGTGATAGTCCGGAGATGAACACGGGTCAGCAGTATCTGTTCTCGGATCCGGATCCGTATCTGGATCTGGATTACGGGAGTGTTGATCCGAAGGTGGAATCGTTGGAGCAGAACAGCTCCGGCACCGATGGTGTTGTTCCGGTGGAGAATCGTACGGTTAGGGTTTCGACTGTGAATGAGAATTGCTTTGAATTGGATTTCACCGGAGGATCTAAAGGCTTTGCTTATAGTGGTGGTTACAATTGCATCAGTCACAGTGTAAGCTTCTATgcttaatttaaataattattctttaaTCGTTCtgattagtttaataataataataaaaaaaaaaaacaaaaaaaattggttagaTCTTTAGGGTTACGACTTTTTATGACTgctaaattattaatttatttggagCTAATGATTGGGTGACTAAAATTTAGGGTTATACGTGAGTAACAtgtgttaattaattaatctgtAATTATCCTGTCTTTAAGTATCCAATTATATCTTAATCAAATAATGTTTGTCTCTATTGTTAATTTAACCGGAACATGCATAGCATAGGCTAAGTATGTATGTAGGCAAAGTCAAAGAGTTGTTTTTGATACTTATGGTTGTTATTGCAGGTCTCATCATCGTCGATGGAAGTGGGAGTGGTACCAGATGGTGGATCCGTGGCTGATGTTTCGTATCCTTACGGTGGTTCTGCAACCAGTGGAGCTGATCCGGGGAGCCAGAGGGCTGTTCCGTTGACGTCAGCTGAGAGAGAGGCGAGGGTGATGAGGTacagagagaagaggaagaacaggaAGTTTGAGAAGACCATAAGGTATGCTTCACGGAAAGCTTATGCGGAAATGAGACCGAGGATCAAGGGGAGGTTTGCGAAGCGGACGGATACGAGTGAGAGCAACGATGTGGTTGCCCATGGAGGTATCTTTAGTGGGTTTGGACTTGTACCTACATTTTAGATattgagagagaaggagaaagagatggttaatgtttgttttagtaataaggTTTCTAATTAACGAACGTTTATTTtaaacgagtttttttttttttttttgttgttgttgatgagtACTTTTTAGTTTGTTGTGGGAGAGAGGAGGAGAATTGAGTGGGTGGTGTTTATACAGTATGTaacttgtttttgtatatatcatgTGATTTTGAATATGTTTGTGTATGTGATTGTGCATTTAGAACCAACCAAGTTGTTATAATATACAAGTTTAGTACATGGCAAAATGAACAATTACATTATTGAAGTTAAGAACTTAAgacctcaaaaaataaaaaataaggaatGGCAAAGAAAAGATAACTTATAAATCAACGACACTATAGTTCAAAGTAAATGAAGACAGAGACAATTATATATCCACAGGATGATTCTGAAGTTGGTGTGTGTTTTAGTAAGAGATAGAGGGAACAGTACTACTTGCCTTGCTTGCGGAACCACTCTGTTCGATTCTTTTCGTCGGTTGATCCGCTCTGTTCTAAGGAAGTGGTGTGTGTTGCTGTGATCGGCTTCTTTGCAATGCTAAGGTCCGAGTCATTATCTACTGTGATCTTCCCTTGGTTTGGTACTTTGACTGAGCTCTTATCCTCTGAGTCACTACGGATTGCAATTGGCATTTGATTCTTTTCCCCGGCTAAACCACTCTGTTCCGAAGAAACGCTGCGTTCTGCTTCTGTAAACGCGGTTGGCTTTTGGTTCAAGCTGTCGTTGCTTCTAGCTGCGGTCGGCTTTTGTTTCAGGCTTTCATTGCTACTAGCTGCATTCAGTTTTTGGTTCGAATTTTCATTGCTACTAGCTGCAATAGGCTTTTGGTTCGAGCTTTCGTTGCTTCTGGCTACAATCGGCTTTTGGTTCGAGTTTTCATTGCTTTTAGCTGCAATTGGCTTCTGGTTCAGGCTTTCACTATCAGCGTTGCGGTCCATTTCCTTGTGTACTGTGTTATGGTCTTGATTGGTTTCTTTGGCTGAGTTCTTGTGGTATGAGTCATTTGCtacttcttccccttgatttGCTTCCTCGGATGAGCTGGATCCATTGTTGTTAGCAGTCTTGCTCTCCAAGAAACGTACAACTACACATGTAATATTGTCTGCACTTCCTCTCTTTATTGCTTCGCCCACAAGTTTCTTGGACGACTCTTCCGGATCTTCAACCTCTTTCACCACTGCAACTGCTTCCTACAAAAACACCATAGAGATCTCAGTCATTAAGACTGATGTGAAACTCATCGGAACAGTTATGTTCGTCCTAAGAACTCAAATTCACAAACCTCATTGGAGAAAACATCCCAAAGTCCATCACTGGCAAGGATCAGAAACTCAAGAGAATCATCAATCTTCTCTTCCTGAAGTTGAAGACATAACCTTAATCAAACACAAGTAGATGTATGTGGTAGATAGAGTTCATATGCAAgtgaagtttttatttatatacctGAATCTCTGGATCAGCAACAACATACTGTTTTAGCAGTCTATCACCAAAAGCGCGAGAAACTGCAAGGACTCCTCCAACTCTCCAAGTCCCTATTCGATAAAGAGATATTAGGACAATGCGCATAAATGCCGAAAATAATGCTAACAGTTTCTTGTTACCTGCCCACATCACAAAACCACCAGCATTCTCAATCCGTTCACGCTCATCACTTTGGTCAGGTTTATGGTCTCTTGACACAGCAAAAGCTACAAAGAACACATGAATCATTCCAttcaagagagaaaaaacatcCACATGATGAGATATCAAAGAGAGGTATATAGAGTAATCATTTTATACCAGTTCCACCTCGACATATAACAGCTCTGGAATCACCAACATTTGCAACAAGTAAACGATCACCAACAAGAATAGCAGTGGAGGCAGTTGAACCAGCATCTCTAGTTTGACTATTTTCTGACTTGAGAAGTTCAGAGTCTGTATGAGTATAAGCATCCGCTggacaaacaaaacacaaagtaAATTTAGGGTAGAGGGATCAGAGACAATAATAAGTCATATCACCAAAAGAACTTGGAAGTAAACCTATTGCAGATTTGGTATCAGAAATGAACTTAGGATGAGTAATAAGATTGCTGAAAAGATGACGCTTCACATACTCAGCTGCTCTGGCTCCACCATGGCCTGCAAGAACATTAAGAGAAGTTAAACCTAATCTTTAACATAAGAAAAGTACTGCAGAAACAGATAAGTTTTTATTGAGAAGAGGGGACAAGAATACCATCAAAGACTCCAAATAGGCCAACGATTTCGCCATCTATACCGTCGATCCTCGTCTCAAAAAAGTCTTCCATAGATGATCTCTTCCCAGCTGAGCTTGCATATCCATAGCTGAATTTTCCATTCTGACTGCAGTTAAAAAAACTCATGTTAAGTAAAGCGTcacaaatgtaaaaaaaaaacatgtatctCCAAACCAGAAACAGAGTTCTACATGGCTTTTCATTCAAGTAACCTCgattcaaacaaaagaaaggccAAACTGATTAACCACAAGCTTTAAAACttcgaaagaaaacaaatataaaatcatgTCGCTAGCTGCCAGAAGAGATAAGTTTGAATTGAAACACAAAGAATCAAAGCAAACTTAACCTGAGACCGCCTCCGCTTGCAGGAGCTTCAACAACCCGCATTTGATTCGAATACGATAACGCCAAGTCCATATATCCCATTTTTATTTGCAGGGATCTCAAATAGTACTCTTCAAAAACAGTAGAACTAATCTGAAATTTAAACAATAGACAAGAGTTTTAGAAAATAAGgagaaaaatcaaaggaaacctgagaaagaagaattggagagaagaaaaaggggTAGAAGATTGAGAGATTTGTCCATGGGTGGTAGAAGAGAAATAGCgtaagaaaccaaaaaaggaaacagaaaGCAGTGAGCGGTGTTACGTGTTCCGGAAGCAACGGTGTTTAGCATTTCCCGGAGTCAAGTGTTCTTGCTAATTATAGAAAGCGTTTATGGACTTTCAGAAGTCAAAAAGCTcggatattttattttaatgaatatttaGACGAAatctatgtttcttttgttttgttttttttaaatagttttacgagtttattttccttttttttttgttgttgtcaatcACGAGTTTATTTTCCATGACcattttgttgtttctcataATATGAAAATTGAGAAATAACAATGATACACTCAAGACCAACCATTATTATATTATACCCCATACAACTAGGGTATACTTATAAAAGTTGGTACGACTTGAACGAATAAGTTGACAAAAAAGTCCAAAGGATAGAGGAGCTTAAGATTCTCATTCAcgtttttttagctttttcatCCACACACGGACACGGGTACATGTATAATTTCGCTACGCGATAATCGGAGAGGACTAGCTCCCGGCCGCCGAGCGTTTACGGAAGCTCCATGACTAGCATCActtgatttcttgaaattaaCCATACCTTCGAAAACACTCATACCTTCTTCTCTGCTATGTTTTCGAAGGCACGATTGATTTTTATTGTGATGTCTCTGTATCATagcttctttgttcttttcagTATTGTATACTGGTATAGCATAAACCGATTTTAATGCTTTTGTACTGGTTTATCCAAGTCAGAGTCTGTATATAAACCACACCATGTACACTTTAACTAATTCATGAGAGAATGAGATTAATTAAGTCATTTAGTaaaatggtatcagagcatggtgatcctacctaacttttttttttttttgaattgaatgtaaaatattattcaaccaaaaaacctTTTTGTACAATGAATGCTTCAGTATATTTGAGTGtagtttgagatttgaattaTAAACACTGAAAAAATTGGAGAACTAGTAAAAGTTATCTTCGATGAGGAGGGTGAGTGGAGCACCATAGCTGAAGGCCATCAACATAGCGTTGGTCCCCCAGTAATGCTATCGAACTGAGACGATTGCGGATATTCTTGTCAATGTGCTTGATGAGAAGGGCTTGCAATTTGGAGGGGTCACCATGGCGACGAGCATTCCATTCTCGCCACAGATGGTACATAGCAGTTTGGAACAGGTAGTGAAACAGGAAGAGGTGGAGGTGCTGAAGAGCCGGACTTGTGAGCAGTGCAATCAGTTGGTTCCAGTCAGCAGAGTATTTCTTAGCTAGGAGTGGTTGAGCGAGGTTCCTCCAGATTCCTCCTGTGAATGAACAcgagaaaaaaagatgattcaTGGATTCCTCTGCATTGTTGCAGAGACTGCAGGTCACCTGTTGTCCCGAGTTCCATTTTTTAATTCTGTCACCTGTGGATAGACGATTGTGTAACGCAAGCCACATCATAAAAGAGTACTTTGGGGTAGAGTAGGGGAACCATACTCCCTTATACCAAGCCACTCTCATGTTTGGCCGTCGTATGTTCTGCCATGTGCGTTTTGTTGAAAAacgttttctttatttgtcacCAGAAGACCGCCAAAGAGGAATGTCCGCTGTCCCTGAATCTATACGGTTCTGAAGAACTTGAATTTCTGTCTCAATCACATTAAGGCAGTTGGTGCGATGCCTCCTGACCCTATGCGTTTGCAAAACCTCACCGACCGTTGCTTGAAGTGGGATTCCCAAATCTATAACACCTCGAGGCCCTGTAACATCAATGAGGCGACCCATTGGTGACCAAGAGTCATACCAAAAAGATGTGAGGACACCATTTTGGACATCCACTCTATGTAATGGCTGTGCTACATCCCGGTATTTTAAAAGCTTCTTCCACATCCAAGACCCTGCAACAGACTGCTCACGAATGGACCACAAGGAGCTTGTTTTTATTAGGTACTGCCATATCCAAGAGACCCACAATGAAGGTTGATGTGATACTATCCGCCAGCTTAGCTTCAGACAGCTAACCTTATTAGATTCGAAAAGAGACTTTACCCCCAAACCACCTTCCTGCTTCGGCTTACACACATCCATCCAAGCAATTTTTGCCTTATGCGTATTTAGATCAGGTCCAGACCATAAGAAAGCCGCACAcatcttctcaatctctttgaTGCAGCCAGATGGAAGGCGATACACAGAGatccaaaaattagaaatactAACAATGACCGAATTGATGAGTGCTAAACGACCAGCATATGAGAGGGCCCGTGTCGTCCAAGAACTCATCTGTGATCTGATCCTCTCCAGCAATGGACAATAATCAGATGTTGTCATTTGTTTAGTAAGTAGAGGTAAGCCCAAGTAACGAACCGGAAGTTGTCCTAGCACAAACGGAAAGGTAGTTGCAAGCTCCGCACAAGTCTCGTTAGATACAACAGCAAGATATAACGTGGACTTCTCAAGGCTGATCCGCAAACTAGACCTGGTGGCAAAAGCACAAAAAGATCAATAACACCTTCAACAGACTTTCTTTCCCCATCAACAAAGATCATAAGATCGTCAGCGAAGCAGAGATGCGTTAAACCAATGGCTTGGCATTTGGGATGGTAGCCAATATGATGATCCGCAACTGCTTTATCAATCATGTGGGATAGGACATTCATGCAAATGACGAACAAGTACGGAGAGAGCGCACATCCCTGTCTCAATCCTCGAGAACTATTAAAGAAACCAGCTAATTCACCATTTACTTGTACCGAGAATGTTGCCGTTGTGATGCATAGCTTGATCCAGTGAATAAACTGTGCTGGAAAGTTCAAAGCTGCAAGTGTGTTCAACAAGAAATCCCATTGAACTGAATCAAAAGCCTTAGATATATCAATCTTTATGGAGCATCTAGGCGAGACAGATTCTTTGTGATAATCTTTAACTAGTTCAGTCGCTAGAAGAATATTTTCCATCAACAATCGCTCCTTAACAAAGGCAGATTGATTCTGTGCAATCAAACGTGGAAGCAAGCTTTTGAGTCGGTTTGCTAGTATCTTAGAAATCACCTTATATAAAACATTGCAACAGGAAATAGGTCGGTAGTCCTTCATCTCTCCTGCATCCTGTTTCTTTGGTATCAGGGCCAATATCGTTGTATTCAAACCGCGTGGGAGAAAGCCTTTGAGGAAGAAAGATTGGACTGCAGCAACAAAATCTTTACCAACAATAGACCAGGAGGCTTTAAAGAATTCACTTGTGAAGCCGTCGGGACCGAGTGATTTATTATTAGGCATAGTGAATAACACCTTTGTGATTTCATCCTCTGTCACCACCTTCGTAAGCATGTCCTGATCagcagaagaacaacaaaattgCATTAACTCAGCCAACGCCTCAATGGTCATGCCAACAAAATCATCTGGTGTGTGACCAAGAAACTCCTTAAAGAAGCGCTCCGCCTCATCCTTGATATCAGCTGGATCCCTCAAAACCTCCCTAGATTGATTTAAAAGCTCACAAATGGTATTAATTTGTTGTCGTTGTTGCACTGCTCTGTGAAAATATGAATTATTCATATCTCCAACAGTAAACCAGTGAAGCTTTGATTTCTGCTTCAAATAACCTTCCTCCAACTCAGAGAGATGCTTCCATCGAGTATAAGCTTGTGTCTCATCAGCAATCGCCTGAGGAGATGGATGAGTAAGTGTATCCATTTGTTTCTGGCATAGTGTCTCGTGAGCCTCACGGGTGCGAGTAGATAGATTACCTAATCGTTCCTTCCCAAGGAGACGCAGAGCAGGCTTAAGTCCTTTTAGCTTTTTGGATAGGCGATGTAAAGCTGAAGTAGAGGGAAAAAGAGGCGTAGTACTATCCCAGTGATCCACCACAACAGAGGAGAACTGAGGCAACATAGTGAGCACATTAACAAACTTGAAAGGCCTCCGACCTCCCAATGTAGGCGCTTTAAAGTTGATCTGGCAACGAGAGTGATCCGAGCAACCTCCCGCTTCAAAAACACTATAGGAGCGAGGAAAAACATGACACCAAGCATCATTAACAAGAACCCGATCCAGCTTCTTACAAACCAAACCGTTATCCCGCTTATTACACCAAGTGAATCAGGGGACATGGTAGCCAAGATCCGTTAACGAGCAGTGTCGTATCACGTCCTGAAACTCCCTCATACCCTGGTAATTAAGATGTGTGCTATCGAAATTGGAGTGCTCACTACCGTCGagtatttcattaaaatcaccacaAAGTAACCAGGGTCGATTATGAAATAGGGGAGAGTCATGATGACTGCAAATATCTTCCCATCTCCCGACGTTCTTCTACCGTGTTAAAAGCATAAATGAATGAGCAAAAGAACTCCTCTTCTTGGCCTGGTAACAAGACCGAACATGTGATCATTTGACCACTCGTAAATACAGGGGTTAGACGCACATTCTCCCTCCAGACCACCCAAATGCATCCTAACCGATGCGAACTGTAGTTAGCTAAGGATGACCAACCACgaaaaatagaagaaacaaTAGACGATGATGCTCTTCTTTCCTTGACCTTTGTCTCCAGAAGACACCCAGACTGCATAGAACTGTTATTTATCCAACTACGTATAATGGAATGTTTGGAACATTTATTTAGACCACGGACATTCTAAAAGAAACTCGACATTTAATTTCTGCGGGAGGAACCCTTCTTACTCGAAACACCAGGTTTTGTGTTCTGAGCACCAGAGTTAGGGAGAatcttatgcatcgttttagAGTTTCACGGAAGAGAGGGGCGAGTTCCCTGCTCTGCCAATTGAGAGTTTTGATCACTATCAGTATTAACCGCAGCCTGCACAATTTCTCCCTCTCCAGCAGCCACTTCCTCATTAACTGCCAAAACAGATAACCGAGAAAGCAAAACAAGAGTATCCTTCGATCCTGCTGGAGAGTGAGCTCGAGCTTTGGTGTTCTTTGTTGGAGAAACCTCCTGCCAGGATGCACCCGAGAGGGTACCAGTCACCCCTAAGTTCGAGGCAGTTCCACTAATTGCAGCCACACCCTTGTCAGAGGAGCCAGATGATACTACCAAGCCTAAAGGAGGTAGAGTAGATACGGTTTGGGAGGGAACTTGTTGAACTACCGTTAAATCCTTTGGAGTATCTTTCACAACACTTTTTAACAGAACGTCTGATCTTTCCAGAACCGGTTTTGTGGCCGAACAGTGGTCCTCTGCATGACCCCACTTAGTGCAGATACTGCATTTCGGTGGCAACCAGGGATAGGAATATTCCACAACAACATCAACTCCTCGAGCAGACTTAAAACAAAAGGATTTCGGCAGGTCTTTAGAGAGATCCACTTCCACAAAAACTCTCGCCTTCTCAAAACTCTTACATAACTCTGTTTCAGGGTGCAACCTCTTCGGCTCGCCAACTGGACTAGAAAGGAAGCTAATTCCTtcccaagaaaacattgaatggGGCACATTCTTCAACGTGATCCACATTGGCATCGTTTTGATCTCAGGTTGAGCATCTTCAAGAATCAGAGACCACTTAGATACTAACATAGGCATGTTAGCAATGTTCCACATGCCACGCCGTAGAACCCTAGATCGCATTGAGCTGTCTCGGATTCAGAATTTAATGACATTAGAGCTGACCTCATAAGCGTCAATCTTAACAGTTTTATTCCCAAAAGGCCAGATTTTGTTCACGATGACATGAACCTTAGCGATATGAGGAGCGTTAGATGGGAAACGGCCAATAATCAGATCTTCCCACAGAGGAGAGgtactgtaacatccgcgaaccggattatGCGGTTTTcgtaggagtgtcgatcgacacccttgtggcatcgatcgacaccactatttctgggttcgtcgggtttgttttaattcgcgattttggtttggtttagttaactaaaccgagtatataagtggagaagcgacaaattaagggttttagggtgtctggtcgccgtttgcagagatagagagagaggagagagcctattgtggtgtgaaggagattaaaggagaaagagcagaatcgttagggtttgggaggaaacagtttcgacatatcaaatcgttctcaaaggtaatgaaatttggtaggtttattcccaagtctttcatcgtcattctcctttttacagaagtagttttagatttaaactcgatgagttattggcagtttcgtgagtcacgttttctcagacgcgagttggaaccatcggggattgtaatTGAGAtcgtgggaaggttgttaaagggtggggaccagggttcgaggaacgcctggcgcaccaataacctactggtggatgtggatttccacagtgatgggttaggatcgatgccctgcagggccagcttggggtccgtttgggcggctagcagtgaggctagcgggctagcagtgaggctagtgggatccacgggacgggttgtcacaggtACCTTCAAGAATCTCATTAGGGACCTGAACAACTTGATCCCCATCAACAACCGTGACAATTTCTCATCTCATTTTCGAGAAAATTTCTCCAACTCCAggaatttttgtgtgtttcttcttcatttctcttACAAATCCAGCTTAACATTTGTTCTTAAAGCTTcaattctcatcttcttctttatttgctCTATTTTCTCATGATTTTTAGCAATGGGGAAAAGAAATTGCAAATCAAAGTACAAATTTGTTACTCCGGATCCGCCTTAAGCTACATCGCCGAGGTCTCATGAGCTACCATATGCTTCGATTCAAGCTCGTCGTGACTCTGATGTTCAGAGTATCAATCAAACTCGAGCGATGTTCTCCAAACGTTCTCCACATCACTTCGAGGTATCAGATTCACCTGATAATGTTCATAGTCCTTACCATCTCCATAGCGCACATCATCCAGGATTAGTTTTAATTGCTACGTTGTTAGACGGAACTAATTATGGAACTTGGATTGTGGCTATGACTACGAGTATAGAGGCTAAGAACAAACTTGGTTTTATAGATGGCTCTATTGTTAAACCTGATGAGGATGATCCGTATTTCAAGATCTGGTCTAGGTGTAATAGCATGGTTAAATCTTGGTTGCTAAATAGTGTTACTCCGAAGATCTACACAAGCATACTCTACATCAAGACAGCTTCTTATTTGGAAAGATCTTCACACACGATTTCATAAGTCAAATTTGCCAAGACTTTACAAGCTTCGCCAATGGATTCATTCTTGACGTCAGGGCAGTATGACTCTCTCCTcctatcacacacacacactcagtTTGGATGTGTTTCAGAAGTTGACATAGCGAAAAAGACAAGAGGAGGCGATTGTATTATTTATTCCTACTTTGGTAAAGTAATGTGTCGATTATTATTGATAGAGAAGGTGTACGTTTTGCACAAAGGCTACTGACACCTCCTAATGTACTAAAGAATAGAAAGGAGAATAATCGTAAATACATGAGGAAGATAATGTTTTCTGTTCTTTAAGATGGGCAATT is from Camelina sativa cultivar DH55 chromosome 20, Cs, whole genome shotgun sequence and encodes:
- the LOC104770966 gene encoding probable protein phosphatase 2C 71, whose amino-acid sequence is MGYMDLALSYSNQMRVVEAPASGGGLSQNGKFSYGYASSAGKRSSMEDFFETRIDGIDGEIVGLFGVFDGHGGARAAEYVKRHLFSNLITHPKFISDTKSAIADAYTHTDSELLKSENSQTRDAGSTASTAILVGDRLLVANVGDSRAVICRGGTAFAVSRDHKPDQSDERERIENAGGFVMWAGTWRVGGVLAVSRAFGDRLLKQYVVADPEIQEEKIDDSLEFLILASDGLWDVFSNEEAVAVVKEVEDPEESSKKLVGEAIKRGSADNITCVVVRFLESKTANNNGSSSSEEANQGEEVANDSYHKNSAKETNQDHNTVHKEMDRNADSESLNQKPIAAKSNENSNQKPIVARSNESSNQKPIAASSNENSNQKLNAASSNESLKQKPTAARSNDSLNQKPTAFTEAERSVSSEQSGLAGEKNQMPIAIRSDSEDKSSVKVPNQGKITVDNDSDLSIAKKPITATHTTSLEQSGSTDEKNRTEWFRKQGK
- the LOC104770967 gene encoding zinc finger protein CONSTANS-LIKE 4, with the translated sequence MASKLCDSCKSATAALYCRPDAAFLCLSCDSKVHAANKLASRHARVWMCEVCEQAPAHVTCKADAAALCVTCDRDIHSANPLARRHERVPVTPFYDSVSSDGSVKHTAVNFLDDCYFSDLGGNASREEEEEEAASWLLLPNPKTTTTTTTTVAAKEVPGDSPEMNTGQQYLFSDPDPYLDLDYGSVDPKVESLEQNSSGTDGVVPVENRTVRVSTVNENCFELDFTGGSKGFAYSGGYNCISHSVSSSSMEVGVVPDGGSVADVSYPYGGSATSGADPGSQRAVPLTSAEREARVMRYREKRKNRKFEKTIRYASRKAYAEMRPRIKGRFAKRTDTSESNDVVAHGGIFSGFGLVPTF